One part of the Hydrogenobacter sp. T-2 genome encodes these proteins:
- a CDS encoding ATP phosphoribosyltransferase regulatory subunit, with product MKFPPQERFFNFEESEKLKKFFLKACEVFTEYRYIMLPSIELYSPRLYDEGAFVVGNLQDGSLLCLRKDWTVSLARFLSLQRDLELPLRVFYFGNTFSTNMEFESFQVGIELLGEASPKAEVEVIQKIADYLRACGLSELTVSVGHVGIAKGLLKRYGEGYKKPLLEKNFSELSHAPELKDLLTTQGDPEVLQEFKKKHPEFSTECHELLEVYENLKDFKLLFDLSELRPQDYYTGLVFEFFHPYLGYPVAGGGRYDGLYKTLGKELCAVGGAVYLDRLLEL from the coding sequence GTGAAATTTCCACCGCAGGAACGGTTTTTCAACTTTGAGGAGTCAGAAAAGTTAAAGAAGTTTTTCCTAAAGGCTTGTGAGGTTTTTACTGAATATAGGTATATTATGCTACCTTCCATTGAGCTATACAGTCCAAGGCTTTATGATGAAGGTGCTTTCGTCGTAGGGAATTTGCAGGATGGAAGTCTTTTGTGTCTAAGAAAAGACTGGACGGTAAGCCTTGCAAGATTCTTAAGCCTTCAAAGGGATCTGGAACTTCCTCTTAGAGTTTTTTACTTTGGAAATACCTTTTCCACCAATATGGAGTTTGAGAGTTTTCAGGTGGGAATTGAGCTTCTTGGAGAGGCTTCTCCAAAGGCGGAAGTGGAAGTTATTCAAAAGATTGCAGACTATCTGAGGGCTTGTGGCCTTTCTGAGCTAACCGTAAGCGTGGGGCATGTGGGAATAGCCAAGGGTCTTCTCAAAAGATACGGAGAGGGATACAAAAAACCCTTGCTTGAAAAAAACTTCTCGGAGCTCTCCCACGCACCAGAGCTTAAGGACTTACTTACCACACAGGGCGATCCAGAGGTCTTGCAAGAATTCAAAAAGAAACATCCAGAGTTTTCCACAGAGTGTCATGAGCTGTTAGAAGTTTATGAAAACCTCAAAGACTTTAAGCTACTCTTTGACCTATCTGAACTTCGTCCTCAGGACTACTATACGGGGCTTGTCTTTGAGTTTTTCCACCCTTACCTTGGTTATCCTGTCGCTGGTGGTGGTAGGTATGACGGTCTTTATAAGACTCTTGGAAAGGAGCTGTGTGCGGTTGGCGGTGCGGTTTATCTTGATAGACTACTTGAGCTCTAA
- the metK gene encoding methionine adenosyltransferase, whose product MGRTIKMAESPMEGHPDKLADLIADALLDEFLRKDPYSRVSLEILLISGMTFVAGHVSTESYVDIPGIVRKTIKEIGYNRPEHGFDADSSAVITSIEEQSPEIVLGISSEGAGDTATVVGYACKETESLMPMPISLAHRLSHKISELRKSGKAPFLRPDGKVLITVLYEDNKPLSVKDIIVFCQHDPETQLEKLRDFITEEAVKKVVPQSLVSRDTRILINPSGRFVLGGPVADAGQTGRKIVSDAYGDVAYSGGSAFSGKDPTKTDRTASYMARMMAKHVVASGLADRCMVQMAYAFGMSEVIAFDIETYGTERVDREKIRERLLEVFHTSPKKMIEFLDLRKPIYRQTACYGHFGKENLPWEKLTKLEEFLELK is encoded by the coding sequence ATGGGCAGGACAATAAAGATGGCAGAGTCCCCCATGGAGGGACATCCAGACAAGTTAGCAGACCTCATAGCGGACGCTCTCCTGGACGAATTTCTAAGGAAAGACCCATACAGCAGGGTGTCCCTTGAAATACTTCTCATCTCTGGCATGACCTTTGTGGCAGGTCATGTCTCTACAGAAAGCTATGTGGATATACCAGGCATTGTCAGAAAGACCATAAAAGAAATAGGCTACAACAGACCAGAGCACGGCTTTGATGCGGATTCCTCTGCGGTAATAACCTCCATAGAGGAACAGAGCCCTGAGATAGTGCTCGGTATATCTTCAGAGGGTGCAGGAGATACTGCAACGGTCGTGGGTTATGCCTGCAAGGAAACGGAAAGCCTTATGCCTATGCCCATAAGCCTTGCCCACAGACTCTCTCACAAGATTTCTGAACTTAGGAAGTCTGGCAAGGCACCCTTTCTCAGACCTGACGGCAAGGTTCTAATAACGGTGCTATACGAAGACAACAAACCCCTATCTGTGAAGGACATAATAGTTTTCTGTCAACATGACCCAGAAACTCAACTTGAAAAGCTGAGGGACTTTATTACGGAAGAGGCGGTCAAAAAGGTAGTGCCTCAGAGCTTAGTATCAAGGGATACACGTATTCTTATCAACCCGTCGGGAAGGTTTGTGCTTGGTGGTCCTGTAGCGGATGCAGGACAGACTGGTAGAAAGATAGTTTCTGATGCCTATGGAGATGTGGCTTATTCTGGAGGCAGTGCCTTTTCTGGCAAAGACCCAACAAAAACTGACAGAACCGCCTCTTATATGGCACGCATGATGGCAAAGCATGTGGTAGCCAGCGGTCTTGCAGATAGGTGCATGGTGCAAATGGCTTACGCCTTTGGTATGAGCGAGGTAATAGCCTTTGATATAGAAACCTATGGGACAGAAAGGGTGGACAGAGAGAAGATAAGAGAAAGGCTCTTAGAGGTTTTCCACACAAGCCCTAAGAAGATGATAGAGTTTCTTGACTTAAGAAAGCCCATATATAGGCAGACCGCTTGCTACGGGCACTTTGGAAAGGAAAACCTTCCCTGGGAAAAGCTAACAAAACTTGAAGAGTTTTTAGAGCTCAAGTAG
- a CDS encoding KH domain-containing protein, which translates to MSQLRDIVEITAKSLVDNPEKVNVQEIEGEKTVVIELRVDKNDLGKVIGRGGRIARSLRTILSSMGRKINKRVVLEILE; encoded by the coding sequence ATGAGCCAGCTAAGGGATATCGTAGAAATAACTGCCAAATCCCTTGTGGACAACCCTGAGAAGGTAAACGTGCAGGAAATTGAAGGAGAAAAAACAGTGGTTATTGAGCTCAGGGTTGACAAAAACGACCTCGGAAAGGTTATAGGAAGGGGCGGTCGCATTGCAAGGTCTCTCAGAACCATCCTTTCTTCCATGGGAAGGAAGATAAACAAAAGGGTGGTTCTTGAGATACTTGAGTAG
- the rpsP gene encoding 30S ribosomal protein S16 produces MALRIRVSRYGRRHHPIYRLVVADAKAPRDGKVVDVIATYDPVNKRLIEVKEEKLKEWLQKGAEITERAKAILKNSKIL; encoded by the coding sequence ATGGCATTAAGGATAAGAGTATCAAGATACGGAAGAAGGCATCACCCCATATACAGGCTTGTGGTGGCGGACGCAAAAGCACCAAGGGATGGTAAGGTGGTAGATGTGATAGCCACCTATGACCCTGTAAACAAAAGGCTTATAGAGGTAAAGGAAGAAAAGTTAAAAGAGTGGCTCCAAAAAGGAGCTGAGATTACAGAAAGAGCAAAAGCCATACTCAAAAACTCAAAAATACTCTAA
- a CDS encoding heavy metal translocating P-type ATPase translates to MRASLKVSGMTCVNCARAIEISLKRLKGIQRVEVSFELGRVAVDFDEELLSPDQIGRVIESLGYRVEKVEGKKRSLEILLFCWSSSLLIMALMFVHSTPSLYTQVLLAIAIQLIGGYGFYKGAISSLRARVGNMDLLVALGSTSALLYSLLTLFDFLPGEPFFETSAFLITFVKTGKFLEEWVKSKALRGLKDLFSLQTVRLRVFKDGREIEKTPLEVFVGDTLILRSGDMVAVDCRVLEGSLEVDESLVSGESLPVRKSVGDRLISGSVVLSGFAKAKVEKTFSSSYANLLVRLVEETLSKKPRIHRLADRFSHYFVQFVLLLSLLTFLFWYASTGDLQKAVNFSLAVLVVSCPCAFGIAVPLALTVGLFRAYKRGVLIKDPSALEKEIDILLLDKTGTLTEGKPKLIDLKLYHSSALFVACGLAKASNHPYSQSIRDFCRSKGLEGENFENCKEEAGVGVICGDYMLGRSEEGVALYKNGTKLAEFYFEDRIRPEAKRVVDFLLSKGIRVCMLTGDREDKARVVARELGIAEFFAKAKPEDKLRKVEELKAEGYRVGLAGDGINDAPAMARADLSFALGSGTDMAKRAGDVILLRGLEGLREFFDIKVKTMRRIRENLFWAFIYNLVGIPIAGGLLYLKGIYLKPEYAGLMMAFSSLSVVLNSIRK, encoded by the coding sequence ATGCGTGCAAGTTTGAAAGTCTCTGGAATGACCTGCGTAAACTGTGCAAGAGCTATAGAGATAAGCCTTAAGAGGTTAAAGGGTATTCAAAGGGTAGAGGTTTCCTTTGAGTTGGGAAGAGTAGCAGTAGACTTTGATGAGGAGCTTTTGAGCCCTGACCAGATTGGAAGGGTCATAGAATCTCTGGGCTACAGGGTTGAAAAGGTAGAGGGTAAAAAGAGGTCTCTCGAGATACTTCTTTTTTGCTGGAGTTCAAGCCTTTTGATAATGGCTCTCATGTTCGTGCATAGCACACCTAGTCTTTATACACAGGTTTTGCTTGCTATAGCTATTCAGCTTATTGGTGGATATGGCTTCTACAAGGGTGCAATAAGTTCCCTTAGGGCAAGGGTAGGCAATATGGACTTGCTGGTAGCCTTAGGTAGCACCTCTGCCCTTTTGTATAGCCTTCTTACTCTCTTTGACTTTCTCCCTGGAGAGCCCTTCTTTGAAACATCCGCCTTTCTCATAACCTTTGTAAAAACTGGCAAGTTCCTTGAAGAGTGGGTAAAGTCCAAAGCCCTAAGAGGCTTAAAAGACCTATTTTCTTTGCAAACAGTAAGGTTAAGGGTTTTCAAGGATGGAAGGGAGATAGAAAAAACTCCCTTGGAGGTTTTTGTAGGCGATACGCTAATTCTGAGAAGTGGTGATATGGTAGCTGTAGACTGCAGAGTTTTAGAAGGCTCTCTTGAAGTGGATGAGTCCCTTGTAAGCGGAGAGAGCCTGCCCGTTAGAAAATCTGTTGGTGATAGGCTCATATCTGGTAGTGTGGTGCTTTCTGGTTTTGCAAAGGCAAAGGTGGAAAAGACCTTTTCCAGTAGTTATGCCAACTTGCTCGTAAGACTTGTAGAAGAGACCCTTAGCAAAAAGCCAAGAATTCATCGCCTTGCGGACAGGTTTTCCCACTACTTTGTTCAGTTCGTGCTTTTGCTTTCTCTTTTGACCTTTCTATTTTGGTATGCTTCCACTGGAGACCTACAGAAGGCAGTTAACTTTTCCCTTGCGGTGCTTGTGGTTTCTTGCCCCTGTGCCTTTGGCATTGCGGTTCCTCTTGCACTTACTGTAGGGCTCTTTAGAGCCTACAAAAGAGGTGTCCTCATAAAGGACCCATCCGCCCTTGAAAAGGAAATAGACATCCTGCTCCTTGATAAAACTGGCACTCTCACAGAGGGAAAGCCCAAACTTATTGACCTTAAGCTCTACCACAGCTCCGCCCTTTTTGTAGCCTGTGGTCTTGCAAAGGCTTCCAACCATCCCTACTCTCAGTCTATAAGGGATTTTTGCAGGTCAAAGGGCCTAGAAGGAGAAAACTTTGAAAACTGCAAAGAGGAGGCTGGAGTTGGTGTAATATGTGGAGATTACATGCTTGGAAGGTCAGAAGAAGGTGTAGCTCTCTACAAAAATGGTACAAAGCTGGCGGAGTTCTACTTTGAGGACCGCATAAGACCAGAGGCAAAAAGGGTGGTGGATTTTCTCCTTTCAAAAGGTATAAGGGTTTGCATGCTCACAGGAGATAGAGAGGACAAAGCAAGGGTGGTAGCCAGAGAGTTAGGCATAGCAGAGTTTTTTGCCAAGGCAAAGCCTGAAGACAAGCTAAGGAAGGTAGAGGAGCTAAAAGCGGAAGGCTACAGGGTTGGGCTTGCAGGCGACGGTATAAACGACGCTCCTGCGATGGCTCGCGCGGACCTCTCATTTGCTCTTGGTTCTGGCACAGATATGGCAAAGAGGGCAGGAGATGTGATTTTGCTCAGAGGGCTTGAAGGCTTAAGAGAGTTCTTTGACATAAAGGTTAAAACCATGCGAAGGATAAGGGAAAACCTCTTTTGGGCTTTTATTTATAACCTTGTGGGCATACCTATAGCTGGTGGGCTATTATACTTGAAGGGCATATACCTAAAGCCTGAGTATGCGGGGCTTATGATGGCATTTTCTTCTCTTAGTGTGGTCTTGAATTCTATAAGAAAATAG
- a CDS encoding peroxiredoxin, translating into MKEFIIKVLALLGIAQAGAPLQEGQQAYLFSLKNHEGKTVNLSEYRGRWVVLYFYPKADTPGCTAQAKEYTRLMPEFERLRVKVFGVSTDSVESIRKFREKYNLSVEFLSDPKGSVAKSYGVTVIAGFCSRDTVLINPELKVEKIYRGVDPSADPQRVLDYLKNKAK; encoded by the coding sequence ATGAAGGAGTTTATTATAAAAGTCCTTGCTCTGCTTGGTATAGCTCAGGCAGGTGCTCCACTGCAAGAAGGTCAACAAGCCTACCTCTTTAGTCTTAAAAACCACGAGGGTAAAACTGTTAACCTTTCAGAGTACAGAGGAAGGTGGGTAGTCCTCTACTTTTACCCAAAGGCGGACACTCCGGGTTGCACTGCACAGGCAAAGGAATATACAAGGCTCATGCCAGAGTTTGAAAGACTAAGGGTAAAGGTTTTTGGAGTAAGCACTGACAGTGTGGAGAGCATAAGGAAGTTTAGAGAAAAATACAACCTTTCTGTGGAATTTCTCTCCGACCCAAAGGGTAGCGTGGCAAAGTCTTATGGAGTCACTGTAATAGCGGGCTTTTGCTCAAGAGACACAGTGCTTATAAACCCTGAGCTAAAGGTGGAGAAAATATACAGGGGTGTAGACCCCTCCGCAGACCCACAAAGGGTTTTAGATTATCTAAAAAACAAAGCAAAATAA
- a CDS encoding fumarate hydratase, with protein MREVHYNQIVEAVREIAIRANYEIPEDVELAYQSAIRREESEIGREVLSQILLNIKSAKEEQMAYCQDTGVAVVFVEIGQEVHVVGGSLEDAINEGVRRAYTEGYLRASMVYDPVFERKNTKDNTPAVIHYRVVPGDRLKLTFAPKGAGSENTSRLAMLKPADGWEGVKRFVLETVKLAGPNACPPFTVGVGIGGTFEYCALLAKKALLRPVGERSKDPVAKRIEEELIEEINKIGWGPMGFGGTVTAVDVKVELYPCHIASLPVAVNIQCHASRHAEIEL; from the coding sequence ATGCGAGAAGTGCACTATAACCAGATAGTAGAGGCGGTAAGGGAAATTGCCATAAGGGCGAACTATGAAATTCCAGAGGATGTGGAGCTTGCCTATCAAAGTGCCATAAGGAGAGAAGAATCTGAAATAGGAAGAGAGGTCCTCAGCCAGATACTCCTTAACATAAAGTCCGCAAAAGAGGAGCAGATGGCATACTGTCAAGACACAGGTGTGGCAGTGGTTTTTGTGGAGATAGGTCAAGAGGTTCATGTGGTGGGTGGGTCTCTTGAAGATGCCATAAACGAAGGAGTAAGAAGGGCTTATACAGAGGGCTATCTTAGGGCTTCTATGGTTTATGACCCTGTTTTTGAAAGAAAAAACACAAAGGACAACACTCCTGCAGTGATACACTATAGGGTAGTTCCCGGAGATAGGTTAAAGCTCACCTTTGCACCAAAGGGTGCAGGCTCAGAAAACACCTCACGCCTTGCCATGCTAAAGCCTGCGGACGGTTGGGAGGGTGTAAAAAGGTTTGTCCTTGAGACGGTAAAACTTGCTGGTCCTAATGCCTGTCCACCCTTCACCGTCGGTGTAGGAATAGGTGGCACCTTTGAATACTGTGCCTTGCTTGCCAAGAAGGCACTACTTAGACCAGTGGGAGAAAGAAGTAAAGACCCTGTAGCCAAGAGAATAGAAGAGGAGCTTATAGAGGAAATAAACAAGATAGGTTGGGGTCCTATGGGTTTTGGTGGGACTGTGACTGCGGTGGATGTAAAGGTGGAGCTTTACCCTTGCCACATAGCCTCTCTCCCGGTGGCAGTAAACATCCAATGCCATGCCAGCAGGCATGCGGAGATAGAGCTGTGA
- a CDS encoding malate dehydrogenase has translation MKLRKVVSVIGAGNVGEHTASLLALRGLVDVRMFDLPKKDGDRMIEPVKGKALDIQQMLSALNIDGRVEGYTVTPEGEGYEAVKDSDLIVITAGFPRRPGMSREDLLEKNISILSVIAGKIKEYAPEAIVIVVTNPVDLMTYAVYKILGFEKNRVMGMAGVLDSARFKTFISREIRISPQDINAYVIGGHGDEMVPLISISNVGGIPLKDMLPKEKIQELIKRTQFGGGEIVDLMGTSAYHAPAASIVEMVEAIVTDNKRILPCSVYLDGEAGKYYEAEGLCVGVPVKLGNNGAEEVIKIPMIEEERQMWKRSVESVRKNIAIVEELLNARSAL, from the coding sequence ATGAAGCTACGCAAGGTTGTGTCTGTAATAGGTGCAGGTAATGTAGGCGAGCATACCGCAAGCCTTTTGGCTTTGAGAGGTCTTGTGGATGTGCGTATGTTTGACCTGCCAAAGAAGGATGGAGACAGAATGATTGAGCCCGTTAAAGGAAAAGCCCTTGACATTCAGCAAATGCTTTCCGCATTGAACATTGATGGAAGAGTGGAAGGCTACACAGTAACACCAGAAGGTGAAGGCTACGAAGCTGTTAAGGACAGCGACCTTATTGTTATAACCGCTGGCTTTCCAAGAAGACCCGGAATGTCAAGGGAAGACCTATTGGAAAAAAACATCTCTATACTCTCGGTTATAGCAGGCAAAATAAAGGAATACGCACCTGAGGCTATAGTTATAGTAGTTACCAACCCGGTAGACCTTATGACCTATGCGGTATATAAAATTCTTGGCTTTGAGAAAAACAGGGTTATGGGTATGGCTGGCGTGCTTGATTCTGCTCGCTTTAAAACCTTTATATCAAGAGAAATACGCATATCTCCACAGGATATAAACGCTTATGTTATAGGTGGTCATGGTGATGAAATGGTCCCTCTCATATCTATTTCTAACGTGGGAGGCATACCTTTAAAGGATATGCTACCAAAGGAGAAAATCCAAGAGCTTATAAAGAGAACTCAGTTTGGTGGTGGTGAGATAGTAGACCTTATGGGAACTTCTGCCTATCATGCACCTGCTGCATCTATAGTGGAAATGGTGGAAGCTATTGTGACAGACAACAAGAGAATACTGCCATGTTCTGTGTATTTGGACGGAGAAGCTGGCAAGTACTACGAGGCGGAAGGCTTGTGTGTGGGCGTGCCAGTAAAATTGGGCAACAATGGAGCAGAAGAAGTGATTAAAATACCTATGATAGAGGAAGAGCGTCAGATGTGGAAGAGGTCTGTGGAGTCCGTAAGGAAAAACATAGCCATAGTGGAGGAGCTGTTAAATGCGAGAAGTGCACTATAA
- a CDS encoding aconitate hydratase, whose product MAKGTVAYKILKEHLVSGKLIPGEEIAIRIDQTLTQDATGTMAYLQFEAMGVDRVKTELSVSYIDHNMLQTDFRNPDDHKYLMSIAKRYGIWLSKPGNGICHQVHVERFAKPGKTLLGSDSHTPTSGGVGMIAIGAGGLDVAAAMAGEPFYLKMPKIVGVKLTGKMPEWVSAKDIILELLRRLTVKGGVGKIFEYFGEGIKELSVPERATITNMGAELGATTSIFPSDEITRAYLKAQGREQDWIELLPDPDAEYDEVIEINLSELEPLIACPHSPDNVVPVREVEGTKVDQVVIGSCTNSSFVDLTRAGKMLEGRKVHPDVIFAVAPGSKQALELITQNGNLLNFLKAGARILESACGPCIGMGYAPPSGGVSIRSFNRNFEGRSGTPDAKVYLASPEVCVACAIAGEIIDPRKLAEREGIKWIRVELPESFPYGDEAFIPPLPEEEARKVEIYRGPNIKPLPEFDEMPELIEGEVSLIVGDNITTDHIMPAGAKILPLRSNIYAISEYVYHYVDPEFVSRAKKIRDEKGKANIIIGGENYGQGSSREHAALAPRFLGVRAVIAKSFARIHHANLVNFGIVPLEFVNKEDYSKFSLGDEIEIPELTQRLQAGQEVVVINKTTGEQIVCKYNLTPKQVSVLLAGGLLNWIKKKQKVEV is encoded by the coding sequence ATGGCAAAGGGAACAGTCGCTTACAAAATACTAAAGGAGCACCTTGTTAGCGGAAAGCTAATACCCGGTGAGGAGATAGCCATAAGGATAGACCAAACCCTCACACAGGACGCAACTGGAACTATGGCTTATCTCCAGTTTGAAGCAATGGGAGTGGATAGGGTCAAAACAGAGCTTTCTGTTAGCTACATAGACCATAACATGCTACAAACGGACTTTAGAAACCCAGATGACCATAAATATCTTATGAGCATTGCCAAAAGGTATGGCATATGGCTTTCCAAACCCGGTAATGGTATATGTCATCAAGTCCATGTGGAAAGGTTTGCAAAGCCTGGAAAAACGCTTCTTGGCTCAGACTCTCACACACCTACCTCTGGCGGTGTGGGTATGATAGCCATAGGTGCGGGTGGTCTTGATGTGGCTGCGGCGATGGCTGGTGAACCCTTTTATCTAAAAATGCCAAAGATAGTAGGTGTAAAGCTAACTGGTAAGATGCCAGAGTGGGTCAGTGCAAAGGATATAATCCTTGAGCTTTTAAGAAGGTTAACGGTAAAGGGTGGTGTAGGAAAGATTTTTGAATACTTTGGAGAGGGTATAAAAGAGCTTTCTGTGCCAGAGAGGGCAACCATAACCAACATGGGAGCGGAGCTTGGTGCAACCACTTCTATATTCCCATCCGATGAGATAACAAGGGCGTATCTTAAAGCTCAAGGCAGGGAGCAGGACTGGATAGAGCTTTTGCCAGACCCAGATGCGGAGTATGACGAAGTAATTGAGATAAACCTTTCTGAGCTTGAACCACTAATAGCCTGCCCTCATTCACCAGATAATGTGGTGCCTGTGAGAGAAGTGGAAGGCACAAAGGTAGACCAGGTAGTAATAGGCTCTTGCACAAATTCCTCCTTCGTGGACCTTACAAGAGCGGGCAAGATGCTCGAAGGAAGGAAGGTTCATCCAGATGTTATATTTGCGGTAGCCCCTGGCTCAAAGCAAGCCCTTGAGCTTATAACTCAAAACGGTAATCTCCTTAACTTTCTAAAGGCAGGGGCGAGGATATTGGAAAGTGCCTGTGGTCCATGCATAGGTATGGGATATGCGCCACCAAGCGGTGGAGTGTCCATTAGGAGCTTTAACAGAAACTTTGAAGGAAGGTCTGGCACGCCTGATGCGAAAGTATACCTTGCATCTCCAGAGGTTTGTGTAGCCTGTGCCATAGCGGGAGAGATAATAGACCCAAGAAAATTAGCAGAGAGAGAGGGTATAAAGTGGATAAGAGTGGAGCTACCAGAAAGCTTTCCATACGGCGATGAAGCCTTTATACCACCACTGCCTGAAGAAGAGGCGAGAAAGGTGGAAATATACAGAGGTCCAAACATAAAGCCTCTACCTGAGTTTGACGAAATGCCAGAGCTCATAGAGGGAGAAGTAAGCCTTATAGTGGGAGACAACATAACCACAGACCACATAATGCCCGCAGGTGCAAAAATACTACCCCTTAGGTCTAACATCTACGCCATAAGCGAGTATGTTTACCACTACGTAGACCCAGAGTTCGTCTCAAGAGCCAAGAAGATAAGGGATGAGAAAGGAAAAGCCAACATAATAATAGGTGGTGAAAATTACGGTCAAGGCTCATCCAGAGAACATGCAGCACTTGCCCCCAGATTTCTTGGAGTGCGTGCGGTTATAGCCAAGTCTTTTGCAAGGATACACCATGCAAATCTTGTAAACTTTGGCATAGTGCCCTTGGAATTTGTAAACAAAGAGGACTACAGCAAGTTCTCTCTGGGTGATGAGATAGAAATACCAGAGCTCACTCAAAGACTACAGGCTGGACAGGAGGTGGTGGTTATAAACAAGACCACGGGAGAGCAAATAGTATGCAAATACAACCTTACACCTAAGCAAGTTTCTGTGCTATTGGCAGGTGGACTGCTTAATTGGATAAAGAAAAAACAAAAGGTGGAAGTATGA
- the uvrC gene encoding excinuclease ABC subunit UvrC: MLSLEELQKAPEKPGVYLFKRGNKPIYIGKAKNLRDRLLQHYKLAEKDSKEKAIIENSTSVEWVITRNTFEALTLEVDLIQLHKPRYNVLHKYGGGYPLLLLTDEPYPTVRVVRGTEHRGQLFGPFFSTSKAKKVKRLIHRVFKLRTCDPIPERKEPCMDYHLGLCSGPCCGLIDKESYRLSVKSAIALLSGEVSEVLEELYQKIEEEMQRLNFERCAMLRDQIQALENLSKGQRVSGLEYGNADILYAMGRVLGVFLIRSGRLVDKQVFVLEREEDLEEFLLGFYYTSPLPQNLLVNFELSEETLWWLSQRGNFELRRDISPELEELIRENLGHHLDPVVLREEFHRVLRIPMPERIEGFDISHFYGEYTVGSCVVWEMGSMNKRAYRRYRIKSFEGIDDYRALEEVLSRRARRLKEGEEKMPDLWLIDGGYGQLSVAIRVRDKFSLPIKVYALAKEEEILISEERKEVRLTQHPILYRVFGLIRDEAHRFALTYNRKLRLKEGLKDTLDKVKGIGEVKKRLIYRNFENLYEFLKADEGTLRRLGISPTLKQEVERYLKG, encoded by the coding sequence ATGCTAAGCCTTGAAGAACTTCAAAAGGCACCAGAAAAACCCGGCGTATACCTTTTCAAAAGGGGCAACAAACCCATATACATAGGTAAGGCAAAAAACCTTAGGGATAGGCTCCTTCAACACTACAAGCTGGCGGAAAAGGACAGCAAGGAAAAAGCTATTATAGAAAACTCCACTTCTGTGGAGTGGGTTATAACACGCAACACCTTTGAAGCCTTAACGCTGGAAGTAGACCTTATTCAACTCCACAAACCTCGTTATAATGTGCTCCACAAGTATGGCGGTGGCTATCCTCTACTTTTATTGACCGATGAGCCATATCCTACTGTAAGAGTGGTAAGAGGCACAGAACATAGAGGACAGCTTTTTGGACCTTTCTTTAGCACCTCAAAGGCTAAAAAGGTTAAAAGACTTATTCACAGGGTGTTTAAACTCAGAACCTGCGACCCAATCCCTGAAAGAAAAGAACCCTGTATGGATTATCATCTTGGACTTTGCTCTGGACCTTGCTGTGGTCTTATAGACAAGGAATCTTATAGGCTGTCGGTAAAATCCGCTATTGCTTTGCTCTCTGGAGAGGTGAGCGAAGTTTTAGAGGAGCTATACCAAAAGATAGAAGAGGAAATGCAAAGGCTTAACTTTGAAAGATGTGCCATGCTAAGAGACCAAATACAGGCTTTGGAAAACCTCTCTAAGGGTCAAAGGGTCTCTGGGCTTGAATATGGTAATGCGGATATTCTTTACGCTATGGGTAGGGTTTTGGGTGTTTTTCTCATTAGGTCTGGAAGGCTTGTGGACAAGCAAGTTTTTGTCCTTGAGAGGGAAGAAGACCTTGAGGAGTTTTTGCTGGGATTTTACTACACGAGCCCTCTGCCTCAAAACCTGCTTGTGAACTTTGAGCTTTCGGAAGAAACCCTATGGTGGCTCTCTCAAAGAGGAAACTTTGAGCTAAGAAGGGATATAAGCCCAGAGCTTGAGGAACTCATAAGGGAAAACCTTGGACACCATCTTGACCCTGTGGTTCTTAGGGAGGAGTTTCATAGGGTGCTACGTATTCCAATGCCAGAGAGAATAGAGGGTTTTGATATTTCTCACTTTTATGGTGAATACACTGTTGGTTCTTGCGTAGTGTGGGAAATGGGAAGCATGAACAAAAGAGCTTATAGAAGATACAGAATAAAGAGCTTTGAAGGGATAGATGACTATAGAGCTTTGGAAGAAGTCCTTTCACGGAGAGCAAGAAGGCTAAAGGAAGGCGAGGAAAAAATGCCAGACCTTTGGCTTATAGACGGTGGTTATGGACAGCTCAGTGTTGCTATAAGAGTGAGAGACAAATTTTCCTTACCAATAAAGGTCTATGCCCTTGCAAAGGAGGAGGAAATTCTTATCTCGGAGGAAAGAAAAGAAGTAAGGCTGACCCAACATCCTATTTTATACAGAGTCTTTGGGCTAATTAGGGACGAGGCACACAGGTTTGCACTTACCTACAACAGGAAATTAAGACTAAAGGAGGGTCTAAAGGACACCTTGGATAAAGTAAAAGGCATAGGAGAAGTAAAGAAAAGGCTCATTTACAGGAATTTTGAAAACCTCTACGAGTTTCTAAAAGCGGACGAGGGAACTTTAAGAAGGCTGGGTATAAGCCCTACTCTCAAGCAGGAAGTAGAAAGGTATCTCAAAGGTTAA